A genomic window from Fusobacterium perfoetens includes:
- the infB gene encoding translation initiation factor IF-2 yields MVGKVRVHELAKKYEMGNKDFLSLLQELGIEVSSHLAGLTEEQVDKIKNHFVKEEPEDDDEEVADHKKKKKSKNKLKTKKNDDSEDKKEKNKKKKKGRRTDFVVKKVESEAGKVIEEDGIKIIKMKGEMTLGDFAEKLNVNSSEIIKKLFMKGKMFTINSPLGIELAEEIAADYDVLVEEEVEEELAFGDKFALEIEDKESDLEERAPVITIMGHVDHGKTSLLDAIRSTQVVEGEAGGITQKIGAYQVVKNGKKITFVDTPGHEAFTDMRARGAQVTDIAILVVAADDGVMPQTIEAISHAKAANVPIIVAINKIDKPEANPMRVKQELMEHELVSVEWGGDVEFVEVSAKAKINLDVLLETILLTAEILELKANPKKRGKAVVLESKLDSKVGPVADILIQEGNIKIGDVVVAGESYGKVRAIIDDKGNKINRGEMSQPVEIIGFNSVPDAGNTVYVIQNEQHAKRIVEEMAKERRLGEQSKRTITLESLSESLENQEVRELNLVVRADSKGSAQALKDSLMKLNNNEVAVNIIQSAPGAITESDIKLAEVSQAIIIGFNVRPTTKAIKEAETSGIEIRTSSIIYEIIEDVEKALTGMLKPEFKEQYLGRIEIKQIFRVAKVGNVAGCVVVDGKVRRDSNIRIVRNGTIIYEGKLASLKRFKDDAKEVVAGQECGLGIENFNDIKDGDIVEAFDMVEVKRTLSK; encoded by the coding sequence ATGGTAGGAAAAGTAAGAGTACACGAATTAGCTAAAAAATATGAGATGGGAAATAAAGATTTCTTAAGCTTACTTCAAGAATTAGGGATAGAGGTTTCATCTCATTTAGCAGGACTTACAGAAGAACAAGTTGATAAGATAAAAAACCACTTTGTTAAAGAAGAACCAGAAGATGATGATGAAGAGGTTGCTGATCATAAGAAAAAGAAAAAATCTAAAAATAAATTAAAAACTAAAAAAAATGACGATTCTGAAGATAAAAAAGAAAAAAATAAGAAAAAGAAAAAAGGTAGAAGGACAGACTTTGTAGTTAAAAAAGTTGAGTCTGAAGCTGGAAAAGTTATCGAAGAAGACGGAATTAAAATAATAAAAATGAAAGGTGAAATGACTTTAGGTGATTTTGCTGAAAAATTAAATGTAAACAGTTCTGAAATCATAAAAAAATTATTTATGAAAGGAAAAATGTTTACTATAAACAGTCCTTTAGGAATCGAATTAGCTGAAGAGATTGCAGCTGATTATGATGTATTAGTAGAGGAAGAAGTAGAAGAAGAATTAGCATTTGGAGATAAATTTGCTCTTGAAATAGAAGATAAAGAATCTGACCTTGAAGAGAGAGCTCCAGTTATAACAATAATGGGACACGTTGACCACGGTAAAACTTCATTACTTGACGCCATAAGAAGTACACAAGTAGTTGAGGGAGAAGCTGGAGGAATTACACAAAAAATTGGTGCTTATCAAGTAGTAAAAAATGGAAAGAAAATAACTTTTGTTGATACTCCAGGTCACGAAGCTTTTACAGATATGAGAGCTAGAGGAGCACAAGTAACAGATATAGCTATATTAGTAGTAGCTGCTGATGACGGAGTAATGCCTCAAACAATAGAAGCAATATCTCACGCAAAAGCTGCCAATGTACCAATTATAGTTGCTATCAACAAAATTGATAAACCTGAAGCAAACCCAATGAGAGTAAAACAAGAACTTATGGAACACGAACTTGTTTCTGTTGAGTGGGGAGGAGACGTAGAGTTTGTTGAAGTATCAGCAAAAGCTAAAATAAATCTAGATGTATTACTAGAAACAATTCTACTTACAGCGGAGATCTTAGAATTAAAAGCTAACCCTAAAAAAAGAGGAAAAGCTGTTGTTCTTGAATCAAAACTTGATTCAAAAGTTGGACCAGTTGCTGACATTTTAATTCAAGAGGGAAATATCAAAATCGGTGACGTTGTAGTTGCTGGAGAATCTTATGGAAAAGTAAGAGCAATCATCGACGACAAAGGAAATAAAATAAACAGAGGGGAGATGTCTCAACCAGTTGAGATAATCGGATTCAACAGCGTTCCAGATGCTGGAAATACTGTTTATGTAATTCAAAATGAGCAACACGCAAAAAGAATAGTTGAAGAGATGGCAAAAGAAAGAAGACTTGGAGAACAATCTAAGAGAACTATAACTCTTGAGTCATTATCTGAAAGTTTAGAAAATCAAGAAGTAAGAGAACTTAACTTAGTAGTAAGAGCAGACTCTAAAGGTTCAGCTCAAGCGTTAAAAGATTCATTAATGAAACTTAATAACAACGAAGTTGCAGTTAATATTATCCAATCAGCTCCAGGAGCTATCACAGAAAGTGATATTAAACTTGCAGAAGTATCTCAAGCTATCATCATTGGATTTAACGTAAGACCTACAACAAAAGCTATAAAAGAAGCTGAAACTTCTGGAATAGAAATCAGAACTTCTTCAATAATTTACGAAATTATAGAAGACGTTGAAAAAGCTTTAACGGGTATGTTAAAACCAGAATTTAAAGAACAATACTTAGGAAGAATAGAGATAAAACAAATATTCAGAGTGGCAAAAGTTGGAAACGTTGCTGGTTGTGTTGTTGTTGACGGAAAAGTTAGAAGAGATTCTAATATAAGAATAGTAAGAAATGGTACAATCATATATGAAGGAAAACTTGCATCACTTAAGAGATTTAAAGATGACGCAAAAGAGGTTGTAGCAGGACAAGAGTGTGGACTTGGTATTGAAAACTTTAATGATATTAAAGATGGAGATATAGTAGAAGCATTCGATATGGTAGAAGTAAAAAGAACTCTATCAAAATAA
- the rbfA gene encoding 30S ribosome-binding factor RbfA, which yields MRKQRLAAIEKEVMRVISKTLLEDVKNPKVKGLVSLVKVRVTEDLKFADLYFTIYSGENNQVNRDRVEEGLNEIKGFLRKRISEELSLRYVPEVRVKIDDSIEYAVKISKLLDDLKSQQE from the coding sequence ATGAGAAAACAAAGATTAGCTGCCATAGAGAAAGAAGTAATGAGAGTTATATCTAAAACTTTACTAGAAGATGTAAAGAACCCTAAGGTAAAGGGACTAGTTTCTTTAGTAAAAGTTAGAGTAACTGAAGATTTAAAATTTGCAGACCTATATTTTACAATCTATTCTGGAGAAAATAATCAAGTGAATAGAGATAGAGTTGAAGAGGGTCTTAATGAGATAAAAGGATTTTTAAGAAAAAGAATATCTGAGGAGTTATCACTTAGATATGTTCCTGAAGTTAGAGTAAAAATAGATGATTCTATTGAGTATGCTGTAAAAATTTCAAAATTACTAGATGATCTAAAAAGTCAACAAGAGTAG